In Anopheles cruzii chromosome X, idAnoCruzAS_RS32_06, whole genome shotgun sequence, one genomic interval encodes:
- the LOC128273280 gene encoding rhythmically expressed gene 2 protein-like, giving the protein MRPSFIRCGKCLVKAICLNMNNFRSNLLRFKLITFDVTDTLLEYAMRPERYYAQTITNVLHPSMGLSIDEKSIANVFSSCFRTLKTKYPNFGHGRKQIEQDVENWHWWWRMLVERVILDVTKRNRGDIPAALLTKIADQLVEDYMSDTHGVCWKKRSGVDELLRKLKYNQEASEMSSVLGIVSNFDPRLERILRNNQVYATDGEQGMDFIVTSYEAGVEKPDPAIFGIALEKAKYLANCNIHPHEALHIGNLCREDYLGARAAGWHALLVNMTIKHKDEVFRRAVPVRHMFPDIPELLTCLDYDPTFPW; this is encoded by the exons ATGCGTCCCTCATTCATTCGATGTGGGAAGTGTCTGGTGAAAGCAATCTGCTTAAATATGAACAACT TTAGAAGTAACCTGTTGCGTTTTAAATTGATCACGTTCGACGTTACTGACACCCTACTCGAGTACGCAATGCGCCCAGAACGCTACTACGCTCAGACGATTACTAATGTTCTGCATCCGAGCATGGGACTTTCTATTGACGAAAAATCAATAGCAAACGTCTTCAGTTCTTGTTTTCGGACGCTCAAAACAAAGTATCCCAATTTTGGACACGGCCGAAAGCAGATCGAACAGGATGTGGAAAACTGGCATTGGTGGTGGCGAATGTTGGTGGAACGAGTAATACTGGATGTGACTAAACGGAACCGCGGAGATATCCCTGCCGCGTTGCTAACGAAAATAGCGGATCAATTGGTAGAGGACTACATGTCCGATACGCACGGGGTGTGCTGGAAAAAGCGGTCTGGTGTGGACGAGTTATTACGCAAGTTAAAATATAATCAAGAGGCATCAGAGATGTCCTCCGTTCTCGGTATTGTGTCCAACTTCGATCCCCGATTAGAAAGGATCCTGCGCAACAATCAAGTGTATGCTACAGACGGCGAACAGGGCATGGATTTCATTGTCACTAGCTACGAGGCGGGAGTGGAAAAGCCAGATCCAGCGATTTTTGGCATTGCTTTGGAAAAAGCAAAGTATCTTGCTAACTGCAATATTCACCCGCACGAAGCATTGCACATAGGTAATTTGTGCCGAGAGGACTACCTAGGTGCTCGCGCTGCCGGCTGGCACGCTTTACTGGTCAATATGACAATTAAGCATAAGGACGAAGTGTTTCGTCGGGCCGTGCCGGTACGACATATGTTCCCGGACATTCCCGAACTACTAACGTGTTTAGATTACGATCCTACGTTTCCATGGTAA